The region GCTGGAAACGCATCTGATCGTCACCCCCGCCGGGGTGCTGAATGCGCACCACGAACTGGGCCTGGACAGATCGAGCCTGGAGCGCGAAGCCAGCTTCGCCTACTCCCCCGCCGATGTGGGCGCCTGCGTGGCCAGCGGCAGCTTTGCCACCGCCGCCATGGTGGTGGCACCTTGCTCGATGAAGACCCTGGCCTCGGTGGCCCACGGCTTCGGCGACAACTTGCTGACGCGCGCCGCCGACGTCACCCTGAAGGAGCGCCGCCGCCTGATCCTGATGGTGCGCGAGACGCCTTTCAATCTGGCGCATCTGCGCAATATGACGGCCGCCACCGAAATGGGCGCCATCATCTTCCCGCCCCTGCCGGCCTTCTATCACCACCCGCAAAGCATCGAAGAGCTGATCAACGAAAGCGCCGAACGTGTGCTGGAATTGGCCGGCGTGCTGGGTGCCGCGCCCAAGGCCTGGGGCGGCCTCAAGAACTGAAGTCGCAAGGCGCAGCGCAGCCGAACTGCGCACTGCCTTGCGGACCTCGTTCACATTGACCCTAACGCTCGCCAGGCATCAACCACTGGCGGCGGCAAGCGAATACCGCATCAGGATATTCGGCGCGACCACGGCTGCCGTTGTAGCGGCCCAGGGCGAGGAACATATCGCCCTTCTCGCGGTCCAGGTAGTGGCGCAGAATCACGCAGCCGAATCGCAGATTCGTCTGCATATGGAAGAGCCGTGAGGCCTGCCCGTCGCCAATCGACTTGGCCCAGAACGGCATCACCTGCATATAGCCACGCGCCCCGGCCGAGCTGATGGCGTATTTGCGGAAACCGCTTTCTACCTGCACGAGGCCCAGCACCAAGCTGGGCTCAAGCCCGGCGCGCTTGGCCTCGTACCAGATCGTTTCGAGAAACTCGATGCGGGTCTGCGTCTCGCTCTTACGGCGCTTGAGCCGCTCGCTCATTTCACCCAGCCAGCGCAGATAGACCAGGCGCTGCTCGACGTCATCAAAGCGCGGTTTAGGTGGCGCGCTATTGGCCACCGCCGCGCTCAGGGCCGAGCGCACCGAGTCGATCAAAGGCTCTTCAACCTGGGCGCCGGCCTGACTCGGCCGCGGCAGCCAGCCCGCCGCCAAAGCAGCCAGCAAGAGGCCGCGGCGGCGCAACTCCTGAGGGCCCATCAAAGCTTCAGCTTGCCCTTCAGATGAGCCAGCACATCGGCCAGAGCCAGCTTGCTGGCCTCGGCATCGCGGCGGCCTTGCACTTCGACCTGGCCTTCTTTGAGGCCACGGTCGGACAGCACCACACGCTGCGGTACGCCGATCAACTCCCAGTCGGCGAACATGGCGCCGGGGCGCTCGCCACGGTCATCCAGCAGCACATCCACACCCAGGTCGCGCAACTCGTCGTAGAGCTTGTGAGCGGCGGCCTTGACCTCTTCGCTGCGGTCCATGCCGATCGGGCAGATCACCACGCTGAACGGCGCCAAGGCGTCGGGCCAGATGATGCCGCGGGCATCATGGTTCTGTTCGATGGCGGCGCCCAAGATTCGGGTCACACCGATGCCGTAGCAGCCCATCACCATGTGCTGGGGCTTGCCGTTCTCGTCCAGGAAGGTGGCGTTCATGTCCTTGGAGTACTTGGTACCCAGCAAGAACACATGGCCCACTTCGATGCCGCGTTGAATCGCCAGCACGCCCTTGCCGTCCGGCGAGGGATCACCGACCACGACGTTGCGGATGTCCGCCACCAGATCTGGCTCGGCCAGGTCGCGGCCCCAGTTGGCGCCGGTGAAGTGGCAATCCATCTGATTGGCGCCGCAAACAAAATCGCTCATCAGTGCGACCGTGCGGTCAGCCACCACCTTGACCGGCTTGAGCAACTTGATCGGGCCCAGATAGCCTGGCTTGCAGCCGAAGTGATCCTCGATCTCGGTATGCGTCGCGAAGCGGAAGCCACCCTTCAGACCCTCGATCTTGCCGGCCTTGACTTCGTTCAGCTCATGGTCGCCACGCAGCAGCAGCAGCCAAACGGTGGATTTGACGATGGCGCCGTCTTTATCCAGTTCATCACTGGCCAAGACAATCGACTTCACGGTTTGACTCAGCGGCAAGCCCAGCAGCGCCGCCACGTCTTCACAGGTGCTCTTGCCCGGTGTGGGCGCGAGGGTCAGGTCTTGCGTCGCAGCCGCGCGCTCGGCCAGCAAGGCCACGCCTTCGGCCAATTCGATATTGGCGGCGTAGTCGCTGGTCGGGCAGTAGACGATGGCGTCTTCACCGGTGTCCGCGATGACCTGGAACTCATGCGAAATTTCGCCACCGATGGCGCCGGTGTCGGCCGCCACGGCGCGGAACTGCAGGCCAAAGCGATCGAAGATGCGCTGGTAGGCCGCGTACATATTTTGGTAGCTCAGCGTGGCGGTGGCCACATCGCGGTCGAAGGAATAGGCGTCCTTCATCGTGAACTCACGACCGCGCATGACGCCGAAACGCGGGCGGCGCTCGTCACGGAACTTGGTCTGGATGTGATAGAAATTCTTGGGCAACTGCTTGTAGCTGCGCAGCTCCTGGCGGGCGATGTCGGTCATCACCTCCTCAGACGTTGGCTGGATGATGAAGTCACGGCCATGGCGGTCTTTCACGCGCAGCAACTCGGGGCCCATCTTGTCAAAGCGGCCGGTTTCTTGCCACAGCTCAGCGGGCTGCACGATAGGCATCAAGAGCTCGACGGCGCCGGCACGGTTCATCTCCTCGCGGATGATCGCTTCCACCTTGCGAATCACGCGCAAGCCCATCGGCATGTAGTTGTAAATGCCCGCGCCAATGCGCTTGATCATGCCGGCGCGCATCATCAGCTGATGGCTGACAACCTCGGCATCGGCCGGAGCTTCTTTGAGGGTGGAAATGAAGAACTGGGAAGCTTTCATGATGGCGGGCGGACTCGGCAAAAAAGATGCTTCGCAAACGCGGCGAAACAAGGCAAAGGGTGGGGTCAGGGTAAGCGAGGACGATGCCGGGGTGGCATCCCAATGCAATAATCAAACCAACTATAGATTCGAGGTTGATTATGCTCGACCGTGAAGGCTTTCGGCCCAACGTCGGCATCATCCTGCTCAACCACAGGAATGAAGTGTTTTGGGGCAAACGCATCCGCACGCATTCCTGGCAGTTCCCGCAAGGGGGCATCAATTACGGCGAGACGCCTGAGCAGGCGATGTATCGCGAGCTCCACGAAGAAGTGGGGCTCGTGCCCGACCATGTGCGCATCATTGCGCGCACCCGCGATTGGCTGCGCTACGAAGTGCCCGATCATTTCATTCGCCGCGATGCGCGTGGGCACTACCGTGGGCAAAAACAAATCTGGTTCTTGCTTCAGCTGGTGGGGCGTGACTCCGACATGAACTTGCGCGCCACCAACCACCCTGAGTTCGACGCCTGGCGCTGGAACGAGTACTGGGTGCCACTGGAGGCAGTGATCGAGTTCAAGCGCGGCGTGTACGAGAACGCCTTGACCGAATTGGCGCGCTACCTGCCGCGGCTCAATCAGCACAATCGCTATTTGCGCTCGGGCCTGCGTTCGCACCATCATCAGGCAGGCCGCAACGAAGAGGTACAGCCGGGCACGGAAAACGCCCAGACCGAGTCCAATGACGCGGAAGCCAAGCCCAGCGCAACGCCCGACACCAGGCATCAGCCCGGGTCGAGTGGCTAAGGCTTAAACGGCGGCGGTCAAGACTAAGTTGTCGCGGTGAATCAGCTCGTGCTCGGCCACATAGCCCAGCACGCGCTCGATCTCGCTGCTGGCCTTGCGGGCGATCAGCCGTGCTTCGGCGCTGGAGTAATTACTCAAGCCGCGCGCCAGCTCCAAGCCAGACGGATCACGCACCGCGATCACCTCGCCGCGACGGAAGTCGCCTTGCACATCGGTCACGCCGATGGACAAGAGACTCTTGCCCTCGCCTTGCAGCTTGGCTGCTGCGCCGGCATCCACCGTCACGGCGCCACGCAGCTGCAGATGATCAGCCATCCACTGCTTGCGCGCCGCCATCTTCGGCGTGCTGGCGAGTAGCGCGGTGCCAATGGCTTCGCCGGCCACCAGGCGCAGCAAGACATCGGGCTCGCGGCCCCAGGCGATGACGGTGTTGGCGCCACTGCCGGCCGCGCGTTTGGCAGCCAAGATCTTGGTGATCATGCCGCCGCGCCCCAGGCTTGAACCGGCGCCACCGGCCATCAATTCCAGCTCGGGCGTGCCAGCCTGAGCCTCATCAATGAAGCGGGCATTGGGATCTTTGCGCGGGTCGGCCGAGTAAAGGCCACGCTGATCGGTGAGGATGATCAAGGCATCGGCCTCGACCAGATTGGCCACCAACGCACCCAAGGTGTCGTTGTCACCGAACTTGATCTCGTCGTTGACGACG is a window of Paucibacter sp. KCTC 42545 DNA encoding:
- a CDS encoding UbiX family flavin prenyltransferase, encoding MTTPQRLVVGITGATGAAYALRLLRRGRELGLETHLIVTPAGVLNAHHELGLDRSSLEREASFAYSPADVGACVASGSFATAAMVVAPCSMKTLASVAHGFGDNLLTRAADVTLKERRRLILMVRETPFNLAHLRNMTAATEMGAIIFPPLPAFYHHPQSIEELINESAERVLELAGVLGAAPKAWGGLKN
- a CDS encoding lytic transglycosylase domain-containing protein, which encodes MGPQELRRRGLLLAALAAGWLPRPSQAGAQVEEPLIDSVRSALSAAVANSAPPKPRFDDVEQRLVYLRWLGEMSERLKRRKSETQTRIEFLETIWYEAKRAGLEPSLVLGLVQVESGFRKYAISSAGARGYMQVMPFWAKSIGDGQASRLFHMQTNLRFGCVILRHYLDREKGDMFLALGRYNGSRGRAEYPDAVFACRRQWLMPGER
- a CDS encoding proline--tRNA ligase; translated protein: MKASQFFISTLKEAPADAEVVSHQLMMRAGMIKRIGAGIYNYMPMGLRVIRKVEAIIREEMNRAGAVELLMPIVQPAELWQETGRFDKMGPELLRVKDRHGRDFIIQPTSEEVMTDIARQELRSYKQLPKNFYHIQTKFRDERRPRFGVMRGREFTMKDAYSFDRDVATATLSYQNMYAAYQRIFDRFGLQFRAVAADTGAIGGEISHEFQVIADTGEDAIVYCPTSDYAANIELAEGVALLAERAAATQDLTLAPTPGKSTCEDVAALLGLPLSQTVKSIVLASDELDKDGAIVKSTVWLLLLRGDHELNEVKAGKIEGLKGGFRFATHTEIEDHFGCKPGYLGPIKLLKPVKVVADRTVALMSDFVCGANQMDCHFTGANWGRDLAEPDLVADIRNVVVGDPSPDGKGVLAIQRGIEVGHVFLLGTKYSKDMNATFLDENGKPQHMVMGCYGIGVTRILGAAIEQNHDARGIIWPDALAPFSVVICPIGMDRSEEVKAAAHKLYDELRDLGVDVLLDDRGERPGAMFADWELIGVPQRVVLSDRGLKEGQVEVQGRRDAEASKLALADVLAHLKGKLKL
- a CDS encoding RNA pyrophosphohydrolase, translated to MLDREGFRPNVGIILLNHRNEVFWGKRIRTHSWQFPQGGINYGETPEQAMYRELHEEVGLVPDHVRIIARTRDWLRYEVPDHFIRRDARGHYRGQKQIWFLLQLVGRDSDMNLRATNHPEFDAWRWNEYWVPLEAVIEFKRGVYENALTELARYLPRLNQHNRYLRSGLRSHHHQAGRNEEVQPGTENAQTESNDAEAKPSATPDTRHQPGSSG
- the proB gene encoding glutamate 5-kinase yields the protein MSGALKGARRIVVKVGSSLVTNEGRGVDADAIANWCRQLAALASEGRELVMVSSGAIAEGMKRLGWATRPKELHELQAAAAVGQMGLAQMYETKLREQGMGSAQVLLTHADLADRERYLNARSTLLTLLQHRVLPVINENDTVVNDEIKFGDNDTLGALVANLVEADALIILTDQRGLYSADPRKDPNARFIDEAQAGTPELELMAGGAGSSLGRGGMITKILAAKRAAGSGANTVIAWGREPDVLLRLVAGEAIGTALLASTPKMAARKQWMADHLQLRGAVTVDAGAAAKLQGEGKSLLSIGVTDVQGDFRRGEVIAVRDPSGLELARGLSNYSSAEARLIARKASSEIERVLGYVAEHELIHRDNLVLTAAV